The proteins below come from a single Chiloscyllium punctatum isolate Juve2018m chromosome 18, sChiPun1.3, whole genome shotgun sequence genomic window:
- the LOC140489249 gene encoding uncharacterized protein, protein MNAAHQKTGFDLQHRCLIFSACVLASAALMSTYVAAVALQHVLALRAEISSIREELESFQFRLDHLAAGTKGPAANRSRSVRLAGERRGGEALRAGDVTLRGRRSLPEQGQQSFVQLIATNDQRPAVRASSCQKCLPGRHQPACRAERRPASSQNHVEGTLVPWMLSLKRGTALDRMGNKISVKEAGFFLIYSQVWYKDNIFTMGHLVKRIKANIVGSEPRTSILFRCIQNMPACCPNNSCFTAGVAKLEAGDELELVIPRVQAHVALNGDGTFFGAIQLP, encoded by the coding sequence ATGAACGCAGCCCACCAAAAGACTGGCTTCGACCTGCAGCACCGATGTTTGATCTTCTCAGCCTGTGTCCTCGCCTCAGCCGCCCTGATGTCGACTTATGTCGCGGCAGTGGCTTTGCAGCACGTCCTTGCGCTGAGGGCGGAGATCTCCTCGATCCGAGAGGAGCTGGAGTCCTTTCAGTTCCGACTGGACCACTTGGCGGCGGGCACCAAGGGGCCAGCGGCGAACCGGAGCCGCTCAGTCAGACTCGCCGGGGAGCGGCGCGGCGGGGAGGCATTACGAGCCGGGGACGTGACACTTCGCGGCCGACGGTCGCTGCCCGAGCAAGGTCAACAGTCCTTCGTGCAACTCATCGCGACCAATGACCAGCGGCCGGCGGTCAGAGCGAGCAGCTGCCAAAAGTGCCTCCCAGGAAGGCACCAGCCTGCCTGTCGAGCTGAAAGGAGACCTGCTTCCAGTCAGAACCATGTGGAGGGGACTCTGGTCCCCTGGATGCTCAGTCTGAAGAGGGGAACTGCCCTGGACAGAATGGGCAACAAGATCTCCGTGAAAGAAGCCGGCTTCTTCCTGATTTACAGCCAAGTGTGGTACAAGGATAACATTTTTACAATGGGGCATCTCGTCAAAAGAATCAAAGCCAACATCGTTGGCAGCGAGCCGCGGACCTCGATCCTCTTTCGCTGCATCCAGAACATGCCCGCCTGCTGTCCCAATAACTCCTGCTTCACCGCCGGCGTCGCCAAGCTGGAAGCAGGGGATGAGCTGGAACTGGTCATACCACGGGTGCAAGCCCACGTTGCACTCAATGGAGACGGGACGTTTTTCGGGGCGATACAGCTGCCGTAA